In a genomic window of Shouchella clausii:
- a CDS encoding alpha-ketoacid dehydrogenase subunit beta: MAVMSYIEAVTRALEEEMEKDKRVFVLGEDVGKRGGVFRATKGLYERFGEERVIDTPLAESAIAGVAIGAAMYGMRPVAEMQFADFIMPAFNQIISEAAKIRYRSNNDWSCPVTIRAPYGGGIHGALYHSQSIEALFSSTPGLKVVMPSTPYDVKGLLKASIQLDDPVLFLEHKRAYRLIKGEVPEEEYTLPIGKADVKREGDDVTVITYGLAVHFALQAAERLEKDGISTHILDLRTVYPLDQEAIKEAASKTGKVLLITEDNKEGSIISEVAAIIAEHCLFDLDAPIERLAGPDIPAMPYAPTLEKEFLISPDKVERAIRKLAEF, encoded by the coding sequence ATGGCCGTAATGTCCTATATAGAGGCTGTCACAAGAGCACTGGAAGAGGAAATGGAAAAAGATAAACGCGTATTCGTGCTTGGGGAAGATGTCGGCAAACGCGGCGGCGTTTTCCGGGCGACGAAAGGGTTATATGAACGCTTTGGGGAAGAACGCGTCATTGACACGCCACTTGCGGAATCAGCGATCGCTGGTGTGGCAATTGGCGCAGCCATGTACGGCATGCGTCCAGTCGCGGAAATGCAGTTTGCTGATTTTATTATGCCAGCTTTTAACCAAATTATTTCAGAAGCAGCCAAAATTCGTTATCGCTCCAACAATGATTGGTCATGCCCAGTGACGATTCGTGCTCCTTATGGTGGCGGCATTCACGGCGCCCTTTACCATTCGCAAAGCATTGAAGCGTTGTTTTCAAGTACACCAGGGCTGAAAGTGGTGATGCCTTCGACTCCTTACGATGTCAAAGGTCTTTTGAAAGCGTCGATTCAACTCGATGATCCAGTATTGTTTTTAGAGCACAAACGGGCTTACCGGTTAATTAAAGGCGAAGTGCCTGAAGAGGAGTACACGTTGCCAATTGGCAAAGCAGACGTAAAACGGGAAGGAGACGATGTGACGGTCATTACCTATGGATTGGCTGTCCATTTCGCCTTGCAAGCAGCTGAAAGACTAGAAAAAGACGGAATTTCGACGCATATTCTCGATTTGCGCACCGTTTATCCTCTTGATCAGGAAGCGATTAAAGAAGCAGCAAGCAAAACGGGGAAAGTCTTGCTTATCACAGAAGACAATAAAGAAGGCAGTATCATTAGTGAAGTAGCGGCGATTATTGCGGAACATTGCCTATTTGATTTAGATGCGCCAATCGAGCGTCTGGCCGGGCCTGACATCCCAGCCATGCCTTATGCGCCTACGCTTGAAAAAGAATTTCTGATTAGCCCTGATAAAGTGGAGCGTGCGATCCGCAAACTTGCTGAGTTTTAA
- a CDS encoding HNH endonuclease, with protein sequence MREAVKRRDHGLCVKCKSQNRLVPMDVVDHIIPIKEDWSLRLNPENLQSLCHACHNLKTAKEKAKREM encoded by the coding sequence ATGAGGGAAGCAGTGAAGCGTAGAGATCATGGGCTGTGTGTCAAATGCAAATCACAAAACAGATTGGTGCCGATGGATGTTGTGGACCATATCATACCTATCAAAGAAGACTGGTCACTACGGCTAAACCCAGAGAACCTACAGTCATTGTGTCATGCTTGTCATAACCTGAAGACTGCAAAAGAAAAAGCAAAAAGGGAAATGTAA
- a CDS encoding dihydrolipoamide acetyltransferase family protein, whose amino-acid sequence MATKMTMPQLGESVTEGTISRWLVAPGDTVQKYEPIAEVLTDKVSAEIPSSYTGTIEQLLVDENETVAVGVDICTIVEEESSEAEESNNEIKTEQKPISPTREQTKVEPSQKSRYSPAVVRLAQEHGLDLTTIPGSGRGGRITRKDVQAYIAGNHTPEPQQPQAPAKQQEPVRTTPSQAIAAHDQEIPVTGVRKAIADNMVKSKMEVPHAWTMVEVDVTNLVKLRDKKKAAFKEQEGISLTYLPFFMKACVEALKEYPEINSQWNGTTIVRKKDINLSLAVATEDALYVPVIHQADELTIKGLAKKADELAKKARTGKLTGADMQGGTFTLNNTGSFGSIMSQPIINSPQAAILSVESIVKRPVVRETEEGDVIAIRHMVNLCLSLDHRVLDGLVCGRFLASMKRRLEQMNEDSTSIY is encoded by the coding sequence GTGGCGACAAAAATGACGATGCCCCAATTAGGCGAAAGCGTAACGGAAGGGACAATCAGCAGGTGGCTAGTTGCACCAGGAGACACCGTCCAAAAGTATGAGCCGATTGCTGAAGTGTTAACGGATAAAGTGAGCGCAGAAATTCCTTCCTCCTATACAGGTACGATTGAACAGTTGCTTGTCGACGAAAATGAAACGGTTGCTGTCGGCGTTGACATTTGCACCATTGTAGAAGAAGAGAGCAGCGAGGCCGAGGAAAGCAACAACGAAATCAAAACAGAACAAAAGCCTATTTCTCCTACGAGAGAGCAAACAAAAGTGGAACCTAGCCAAAAAAGCCGTTATTCGCCAGCTGTTGTCCGATTGGCTCAAGAACATGGGCTCGATCTTACAACCATTCCTGGAAGCGGCAGAGGCGGACGCATTACAAGGAAAGACGTTCAAGCTTATATCGCTGGCAACCATACACCGGAGCCGCAACAACCGCAAGCGCCGGCAAAGCAACAGGAACCAGTTCGCACCACACCTTCTCAGGCAATAGCAGCCCACGACCAGGAAATCCCAGTCACAGGTGTACGCAAAGCGATTGCTGATAACATGGTTAAAAGCAAAATGGAAGTGCCTCATGCTTGGACAATGGTTGAAGTGGACGTAACCAATCTCGTCAAGCTCCGTGATAAGAAAAAGGCCGCATTTAAAGAACAAGAGGGGATTTCGCTAACGTATTTGCCCTTTTTCATGAAAGCATGCGTCGAAGCGCTAAAAGAATATCCGGAAATCAACTCCCAATGGAACGGCACAACCATCGTCCGCAAAAAAGACATCAATCTTTCGTTAGCGGTGGCAACAGAGGATGCTTTGTACGTTCCTGTTATTCATCAGGCCGATGAGTTAACAATAAAAGGGCTCGCCAAAAAAGCCGATGAATTGGCGAAAAAAGCACGCACTGGAAAATTGACTGGAGCAGACATGCAAGGGGGAACGTTTACGCTCAACAATACAGGGTCGTTTGGCTCAATCATGTCACAGCCAATTATAAACAGCCCCCAAGCAGCGATTCTTTCAGTCGAATCAATTGTCAAGCGCCCCGTTGTCCGCGAAACGGAAGAAGGCGACGTCATTGCGATTCGCCATATGGTCAACCTGTGCTTGTCGCTGGACCACCGTGTGTTAGACGGCCTCGTTTGCGGCCGGTTCCTCGCATCGATGAAACGTCGGTTAGAACAAATGAACGAGGATTCGACATCCATTTATTAA
- a CDS encoding BrxA/BrxB family bacilliredoxin, which translates to MQQFNFFMNDVVQEARNDMVHAGYTELKTAEEVDEVLSQKGTTLVMVNSVCGCAGGIARPAAAYMKNYETQPDRFVTVFAGQDKEATARAREFFTGYGPSSPSFALLKDGQIQTMVERHEIEGHEPIEVVQKLEQAVDTYCK; encoded by the coding sequence ATGCAGCAGTTTAATTTTTTTATGAATGACGTCGTCCAAGAGGCGCGCAATGATATGGTTCACGCTGGCTATACGGAGTTGAAAACCGCTGAAGAAGTCGACGAGGTATTATCACAAAAAGGAACAACGCTCGTGATGGTCAATTCCGTATGCGGGTGCGCAGGTGGGATTGCCCGCCCAGCGGCAGCTTATATGAAAAATTACGAAACACAACCTGATCGTTTTGTAACTGTATTTGCTGGCCAAGATAAAGAAGCGACGGCACGGGCGCGTGAATTCTTTACAGGATATGGACCATCTTCGCCTTCATTTGCATTGCTAAAAGACGGCCAAATCCAAACAATGGTTGAGCGCCATGAAATTGAAGGACATGAGCCAATTGAAGTTGTGCAGAAGCTAGAACAGGCAGTCGACACGTACTGCAAATAA
- a CDS encoding HK97 family phage prohead protease, with the protein MDKNQEIRQLTTKIEVRSLEGEEEKGEYVEGYALKFEKWSERLWYFKEILSRGSLDETDMSNVIACFNHNESYPLARNTASGDTGKLELEVDNIGLKFRFKPTSTSYSKDLVENIRAGIINQCSFSFELDFSDENVDEWRYNEKEDIYERRINKIHRLHDISIVTTPAYSDTEAVVGARSKKKAEELWEARKKPKAELEKMKLELDLLNL; encoded by the coding sequence ATGGACAAGAATCAGGAAATACGCCAGCTAACAACGAAAATTGAAGTTAGATCATTAGAAGGTGAAGAAGAAAAAGGCGAATATGTAGAAGGCTATGCTCTGAAATTCGAAAAGTGGTCAGAGCGCCTTTGGTATTTCAAAGAAATTTTGTCAAGAGGTTCTCTTGATGAAACGGACATGTCTAATGTTATCGCTTGTTTTAATCATAATGAGAGCTATCCACTGGCAAGAAATACGGCATCTGGTGATACTGGAAAGCTTGAATTAGAGGTTGATAACATTGGACTTAAATTCAGATTTAAACCAACATCCACTTCTTACTCAAAAGATTTAGTTGAAAATATTCGCGCTGGAATTATTAATCAGTGTTCCTTTTCTTTTGAGTTGGATTTCTCTGACGAGAATGTAGACGAATGGCGTTATAACGAAAAAGAAGACATTTATGAAAGACGCATCAATAAAATTCATCGCTTGCATGACATATCAATTGTCACCACTCCTGCATATTCAGATACAGAAGCCGTGGTCGGCGCTCGTAGTAAGAAGAAAGCAGAAGAGCTGTGGGAAGCCAGAAAGAAGCCAAAAGCAGAACTTGAAAAAATGAAACTAGAATTAGACCTGTTAAATCTATAG
- a CDS encoding phage terminase small subunit P27 family — protein MGRNAKPIDLHLVGGNKSRKTKKEIEQRKKGEEQVSFKSDNVVVPDWLSDRGKEIFKQLLDEFKYTQLLANVDTHLLGFFCDAMDDYINISKLIRQKGYLDGEGNANQLLTKKKHVFDQAMKVASQFGLSPSDRAKIAMNIVTKEVEQDDGGSFSGRI, from the coding sequence ATGGGTAGAAATGCAAAGCCAATCGATTTGCACCTGGTAGGCGGCAACAAAAGCCGAAAAACAAAGAAAGAAATTGAACAGAGAAAAAAAGGGGAAGAACAAGTTTCCTTTAAGTCAGATAATGTTGTGGTTCCTGATTGGTTAAGTGATCGAGGAAAAGAAATTTTCAAACAACTGCTTGATGAATTTAAGTATACACAACTTTTAGCGAATGTCGATACCCATTTACTCGGCTTCTTTTGCGATGCTATGGATGATTATATAAATATCAGCAAACTTATCAGGCAAAAAGGTTATTTAGATGGAGAAGGGAATGCAAATCAACTTCTTACTAAGAAAAAACATGTTTTTGACCAAGCTATGAAGGTAGCAAGCCAATTCGGTCTGTCTCCTTCGGATAGGGCGAAAATCGCAATGAATATCGTTACAAAGGAAGTCGAACAGGATGATGGTGGGTCATTCAGTGGTCGTATATGA
- a CDS encoding thiamine pyrophosphate-dependent dehydrogenase E1 component subunit alpha: MTNKKHETLGLSDAEVVEMYKTMLLARRIDERMWLLNRAGKIPFVISCQGQEAAQVGAAFALNRDVDYVLPYYRDMGVVLAFGMSARDLMLSGFAKAEDPSSGGRQMPGHFGQKKNRIVTGSSPVTTQVPHAVGISLAGRLEGKNFVTLTTFGEGSSNQGDFHEGANFAGVHKLPVIFMCENNKYAISVPIEKQLACEHVADRAVGYGMPGITVDGNDPLAVYEAVKTAADRARRGEGPSLIETVSYRLTPHSSDDDDRAYRSREEVAKAKEEDPIATYATYLLESGTIDAHAMETLEEEVKQIVDEATDYAEKAAYAAPETAYLHVYSEEAN; encoded by the coding sequence ATGACGAACAAAAAACATGAAACGCTTGGATTAAGCGATGCTGAAGTGGTGGAAATGTACAAGACGATGTTGCTCGCAAGACGAATTGATGAGCGGATGTGGCTTTTAAACCGGGCCGGCAAAATTCCATTCGTCATTTCCTGCCAAGGCCAAGAAGCTGCCCAAGTCGGCGCTGCCTTTGCCTTAAATCGCGATGTTGATTACGTTCTCCCGTACTACCGCGACATGGGCGTGGTGCTGGCATTTGGCATGTCGGCGAGAGATTTAATGCTTTCAGGCTTTGCGAAAGCGGAAGATCCGAGTTCAGGAGGCCGGCAAATGCCAGGGCATTTCGGTCAGAAGAAAAACCGGATCGTCACTGGTTCTTCTCCCGTAACCACACAAGTGCCCCATGCGGTCGGGATTTCACTTGCGGGCAGGCTAGAGGGCAAGAATTTCGTCACGTTAACAACGTTTGGCGAAGGCTCGTCTAACCAAGGTGACTTTCATGAAGGGGCCAACTTTGCTGGCGTCCATAAACTTCCCGTCATTTTTATGTGTGAAAACAACAAATACGCCATTAGCGTCCCAATTGAAAAGCAATTAGCATGCGAGCATGTTGCAGACCGGGCAGTAGGCTACGGGATGCCAGGGATAACGGTGGACGGCAACGACCCTCTTGCCGTATATGAAGCAGTTAAAACAGCAGCGGACAGGGCACGGCGTGGTGAAGGACCTTCTTTGATTGAAACCGTTTCTTACCGCTTGACACCTCATTCAAGCGATGACGATGACCGCGCTTATCGCTCACGGGAAGAAGTGGCAAAAGCAAAAGAAGAAGACCCGATTGCCACGTATGCAACCTATTTATTAGAGTCGGGAACAATCGATGCCCATGCAATGGAGACGTTGGAAGAAGAAGTGAAACAAATTGTTGACGAAGCAACTGATTATGCGGAAAAGGCTGCCTATGCTGCCCCGGAAACCGCTTATTTGCATGTGTATAGCGAGGAGGCAAACTAA
- a CDS encoding tyrosine-type recombinase/integrase, translated as MRKNKLDEKVVQALQTFDRIKEKSFDEALEDFCEDRRRSGTRESTIVYYQKELSLFRRFIVREKEGVIKVSEIDKELLDGFVNYLRDERGNNIGGVNAKIRAVRVFMFYCAEMKYILNNPAENWKQIKGKEPEINAFTSSQIKALLKQADRQTFTGLRDYNLMLFLLDTGARISEALSVKVDDVLMAEGRVFLRNTKSNLNRYVPISDRLKNELKQYIRVHDGMSEYLFCSLDGQLLNRNRFRYILHTYGKEAEIKNVRCSPHTFRHTFAKFYILNGGDAFSLMQIMGHSTLDMTKKYVRLFSTDVVNKHKQYSPINNL; from the coding sequence ATGCGAAAAAACAAGCTAGATGAAAAGGTTGTACAAGCGCTCCAAACATTTGATAGGATCAAGGAAAAGTCATTTGATGAAGCGCTTGAGGACTTTTGCGAGGATAGAAGAAGGTCAGGCACTAGAGAAAGTACCATCGTGTATTATCAAAAAGAGCTGTCGTTGTTTAGACGTTTTATAGTACGCGAAAAAGAAGGCGTTATTAAAGTATCGGAAATAGACAAGGAATTACTTGATGGCTTTGTAAACTATCTTAGAGACGAAAGAGGAAACAACATAGGTGGGGTCAATGCAAAAATTCGCGCGGTTAGGGTGTTTATGTTTTATTGCGCGGAAATGAAATACATATTAAACAATCCAGCAGAGAACTGGAAGCAGATTAAAGGGAAAGAACCAGAGATAAATGCATTTACATCTTCGCAAATAAAAGCATTGTTAAAGCAGGCCGACCGACAAACATTTACAGGATTGAGAGATTATAACCTAATGCTTTTCCTGCTGGATACAGGCGCAAGGATTAGCGAAGCACTATCTGTAAAAGTAGACGATGTTCTAATGGCAGAAGGTCGAGTATTCCTAAGAAACACAAAAAGCAACCTAAATCGTTATGTTCCAATTTCTGATCGGCTAAAAAATGAACTTAAACAGTATATTCGCGTGCATGATGGTATGAGTGAATATTTGTTTTGCAGCCTAGACGGTCAGTTACTAAATAGGAATAGGTTCCGTTACATTCTACATACATACGGCAAAGAGGCAGAGATTAAAAATGTTAGATGCTCTCCACACACGTTTAGACATACATTTGCTAAGTTCTATATTTTGAATGGCGGCGATGCATTTAGCTTGATGCAAATAATGGGCCATTCAACATTAGACATGACAAAGAAATACGTTAGGTTATTTAGTACTGATGTTGTGAACAAGCACAAGCAGTACAGTCCAATAAACAACCTATAA
- a CDS encoding terminase large subunit has product MTLLERVYQYSIDVSEGKIIACKKHKQAVERFLKDLERSIYDEDCYFYFDNNELEEFNEWASLFRHTKGVLAGQRIELTDFQLFIAANIFCFKRKDNDYRKISSVYIQLARKNAKSQLLAIISSYVAFLSDQVEEVYISGWMKEQSDIVYQEILKQLERVPSFKGKYKTSYNRIQHIKSGSIIRALSREARQFGEGTNPSLAILDEYHTHLTSEIMESLEEGMGARINPLSVIITTAGRNLNSPCKAEYDYCSKIIDPHNPVENENYFVLICELDEGDDPFDESLWVKANPIAATYPEGIEAIRKRAKKAKDADDSMTSYLTKRMNIWVSAQESGYLDTAKWNNCLSTEKIDLKGRKVYLGLDLATKHDLCSLGIVIPLENERFYVDSHSFCPSESLEERIKTDRAPFKKWLRQGLLTQTEGAVTDFSYILDHVEMLIRQYEWEVLEVCYDPHEASYFSQEMTEKGYTMVEVKQNIATQHEPLTEFREKVLKGEIIHNGNGLLTWAIGNAVTVSNSDDRIKLSKSKSTERIDPIAAVIDAFSRAMYCEESIDYNKLFLSKGFSF; this is encoded by the coding sequence ATGACACTTTTAGAACGGGTTTATCAATACTCTATAGATGTTTCAGAAGGTAAAATCATTGCTTGTAAAAAACACAAACAAGCAGTTGAACGCTTTTTAAAGGATTTAGAGCGGTCCATTTATGATGAGGACTGCTATTTTTATTTTGATAACAACGAACTTGAAGAATTTAACGAATGGGCTTCTTTGTTCAGACACACAAAAGGCGTGCTGGCTGGACAACGAATAGAGCTTACTGATTTCCAACTGTTTATTGCAGCTAATATCTTTTGTTTTAAACGTAAAGACAATGATTATCGTAAGATTTCCAGTGTTTACATTCAACTAGCAAGGAAAAATGCAAAATCTCAATTACTTGCTATTATAAGTTCCTACGTCGCGTTCTTATCCGATCAGGTGGAAGAAGTATATATTTCAGGTTGGATGAAAGAACAGTCTGATATTGTTTATCAGGAAATTTTAAAGCAGCTTGAGAGAGTTCCTTCTTTTAAGGGAAAATATAAGACTTCTTATAATCGCATACAACATATTAAATCAGGCTCAATCATAAGGGCTTTGAGTCGAGAAGCAAGACAGTTTGGAGAAGGAACAAATCCATCCCTGGCTATTTTGGATGAATATCATACCCATCTTACTAGTGAAATTATGGAGTCTTTAGAAGAAGGTATGGGGGCAAGAATAAATCCACTGTCAGTTATTATAACTACAGCGGGAAGGAACCTAAACTCACCATGTAAGGCTGAATATGATTATTGTTCAAAGATTATTGACCCACACAACCCTGTGGAGAATGAAAATTACTTTGTTTTAATTTGCGAATTGGATGAAGGGGACGATCCATTTGACGAGAGTCTATGGGTTAAGGCTAATCCTATAGCAGCAACTTACCCTGAAGGTATAGAAGCTATTAGAAAACGTGCTAAAAAAGCTAAAGACGCAGATGATTCAATGACTTCGTATTTGACGAAGCGAATGAATATCTGGGTAAGCGCACAAGAGAGCGGGTATCTTGATACTGCCAAATGGAACAACTGCCTTTCCACAGAGAAAATAGACTTGAAAGGTAGAAAAGTATATCTTGGTCTTGATTTAGCCACGAAACATGACTTGTGTTCACTTGGGATCGTTATTCCATTAGAAAATGAGAGATTCTATGTTGATTCTCATTCGTTCTGTCCTTCGGAGTCACTTGAGGAAAGGATTAAAACGGATAGGGCGCCATTTAAGAAATGGCTAAGACAAGGATTACTCACTCAAACAGAAGGGGCTGTAACAGATTTTAGTTACATTTTAGATCATGTGGAAATGCTAATTAGACAATATGAATGGGAAGTACTGGAAGTATGCTATGACCCACATGAAGCGTCTTATTTTTCCCAGGAAATGACGGAGAAAGGCTATACAATGGTTGAGGTAAAACAGAACATTGCAACTCAGCATGAACCACTCACAGAATTTAGAGAGAAAGTGTTAAAAGGTGAGATCATCCATAATGGCAACGGCCTGCTTACATGGGCAATCGGCAACGCCGTCACCGTCAGCAACAGCGACGACAGAATAAAATTGAGCAAAAGCAAGTCCACAGAGCGCATTGATCCGATTGCTGCTGTGATCGATGCGTTTTCTCGTGCCATGTATTGCGAGGAATCAATAGACTATAACAAGCTTTTTCTTTCAAAAGGATTTAGCTTTTAG
- a CDS encoding DUF5677 domain-containing protein: protein MNPELKEKLEEFCRCFEKEEKFLNIEQGNYKKLIYHLYEKFKRTSLLYIDAFNSTTLKFPEIELIPLLRVLIETNLHLTYVLKGIDNKNEIEKMYEQNEKHGFWLTAKLLNEKKEKTPEEQKFIDRFYKGKEDREPKRNIIFKSIKVLAQKTNKEIFYYNYYLAFNNFVHYNSSTYVNYTYQEDNNHYFYSSGKRSLDHSEELQKVFDMVILNTFAELNVFLGSDEIADKYNAMYYLTSLKDVEIKH from the coding sequence TTGAACCCTGAATTAAAAGAAAAGCTAGAGGAGTTTTGTAGGTGTTTTGAGAAGGAAGAAAAATTTTTAAATATTGAACAAGGTAACTATAAAAAACTAATCTATCATTTATATGAAAAATTTAAAAGAACTTCCTTGTTATATATTGATGCCTTTAACAGCACAACATTAAAGTTTCCCGAAATTGAGTTAATACCTTTATTAAGAGTTTTAATTGAGACTAACCTACATTTAACATATGTACTAAAAGGGATAGATAACAAAAATGAGATTGAAAAAATGTATGAACAAAACGAAAAGCATGGTTTTTGGCTTACTGCTAAGTTATTAAACGAGAAAAAGGAAAAAACTCCAGAAGAACAAAAATTTATTGATAGGTTTTATAAAGGTAAAGAAGATAGAGAACCTAAAAGGAATATAATTTTTAAAAGTATAAAGGTGTTAGCTCAGAAAACTAATAAGGAGATTTTTTATTATAATTATTATTTAGCCTTCAATAACTTTGTGCACTATAATAGTTCAACATACGTGAATTATACTTATCAAGAGGATAACAATCATTATTTTTATAGTTCTGGAAAGAGATCATTAGATCATAGCGAAGAGTTACAAAAGGTTTTTGATATGGTTATATTAAATACATTTGCAGAGTTAAATGTTTTTCTTGGATCAGATGAAATAGCCGATAAATATAATGCTATGTATTATTTAACATCCTTAAAAGATGTTGAAATAAAACATTAA
- a CDS encoding phage portal protein, translating into MLMERLFEKRSDNPVGSWSPKSVPDWVFDMFGSKDTASGEKVSETTALVHPDIFTCVNVLSDDVAKLPIHTFQRKNGAIHPVSDHPVSKLLYIRPNKYMTSFTWKKLMMVHLGTWGNGYSAIKSDKDGKVIEILPLNPASTSPYINPDTGMLWYETVINNECIELYADEVLHFKGLSEDGIIGKSPIAVVREHVGAQAAATKYNSRLYKNDATPRGILKVPQLLEEDAKTAARKEWKRVNKGENIAIIDAGLEYQSISMPLQDAQFVESMKYNKAQIAALYKIPLHKVNELDRATFNNIEHQAIEYVKNTLQPWIVAFEQELAAKLFTDHEFDDLNYYLKFNVNSELRGDAKSRAEYYEIMHRISGLNTDEIRAFEEMNAIPNGDRHVISLNYTFLDILEEYQLAKAGALKGGGVNGQESGNTPANNEN; encoded by the coding sequence ATGTTAATGGAACGTTTATTTGAGAAACGGTCTGATAATCCTGTGGGAAGCTGGTCGCCTAAAAGTGTACCTGATTGGGTTTTTGATATGTTTGGTTCAAAGGATACTGCTAGTGGCGAAAAAGTAAGCGAAACAACGGCTCTTGTCCATCCAGACATATTTACATGTGTTAATGTGCTTTCAGATGATGTTGCGAAACTGCCTATTCATACATTTCAAAGAAAAAATGGTGCTATACATCCTGTTTCTGACCATCCTGTATCTAAACTTTTATATATACGTCCAAACAAGTACATGACCTCATTCACATGGAAAAAGTTAATGATGGTTCATCTTGGTACCTGGGGAAATGGGTATTCTGCAATTAAATCTGACAAGGACGGGAAAGTTATAGAAATCTTACCTTTAAATCCTGCAAGCACTTCTCCCTATATAAACCCCGATACTGGCATGCTATGGTATGAAACGGTGATTAATAATGAATGTATCGAATTATACGCAGATGAGGTTTTACATTTTAAGGGTTTAAGTGAGGATGGCATAATTGGGAAATCTCCAATCGCTGTAGTCAGGGAACATGTAGGGGCACAAGCGGCAGCTACAAAGTACAATTCAAGACTTTATAAAAATGATGCTACTCCACGCGGTATTTTAAAAGTACCGCAGTTATTAGAAGAGGACGCTAAAACAGCCGCACGGAAAGAATGGAAGCGGGTAAACAAGGGTGAAAATATTGCAATTATAGACGCTGGGCTTGAATACCAGTCGATTTCAATGCCGCTTCAAGACGCTCAATTTGTTGAAAGTATGAAATACAACAAGGCCCAAATTGCAGCTCTATATAAAATACCGCTTCATAAAGTAAACGAGCTTGACCGTGCTACTTTTAATAATATTGAGCATCAAGCTATTGAATATGTGAAAAACACACTACAACCTTGGATAGTCGCTTTTGAACAAGAATTGGCAGCAAAACTTTTTACTGACCACGAATTTGATGATCTGAATTACTATCTAAAGTTCAACGTTAATTCAGAACTTCGTGGAGATGCCAAAAGTCGGGCTGAGTATTATGAAATCATGCATCGCATTTCAGGACTAAATACCGATGAAATCCGAGCATTTGAAGAGATGAACGCGATACCTAACGGTGATAGGCATGTAATTTCTCTGAATTACACTTTCCTGGATATTTTAGAAGAATACCAACTTGCCAAAGCTGGAGCATTGAAAGGAGGTGGTGTAAATGGACAAGAATCAGGAAATACGCCAGCTAACAACGAAAATTGA